The Thermococcus sp. EP1 DNA segment CTCGGGCCATATAAAGTTCTCCCCTCGAAAAGTATGCCATTCCAGGTAGAAGAGACCGATAATATTCTGGTTTATCGACCTCTTCTATAACGTAGCCCTTAAGCTTAAGCCAGTTTATAAAACGAAGTAAATCTCCAATACTAGACTTTTCCATCAGCTTGTACCTTATCCAAGGTTCATCTAGAACTAGAAAATAACTTTCATCACTCGCTGTTCTTATCGAGGAGTAGGTGAGAGCAGGCCTTAGAATGCGAAGTTCCTTTTTGGCCGTAAGGGGATTATCATAGAGTTTTGCCACGTTTTCTTTTATGAGGTCTTCTGCAAGATCTTTTTCGAAATCGTTGAGTTCATCCCAGTCAATTATTTTAAGCTCGCTTAACATGTAGTGAAGGTGTTTTTTGGCAACAAACTTGTTCCTCAGATTTATAGGCATATACTCTATTATCCCCTTTTCAAGCCTCTCCACAAGTTCTTCTACATTTTCTTTGTAATAGTAATCTAAACCATTCTTTCTCAGTATTATGGCATTTATCGCCTCTCTTTCTTCCTTTCTTCCCGCTCTCCCAAAGCGTTGAATAAGAGAGAAGAGACCATCGGGCGGTATTCCATAGTTTAAGACAGCATCTAAGTCTCCAATATCAATTCCCAACTCCAAGGCATTTGTAGTTAAAAGCACAAGCAACTTGCCCTCTTTGAAATCTCGCTCAATTTTCCAGCGGACATTCTTGGGAAGGGTACCTTTATAGGTTGTGGTTTTGTAAACAGCTGAAGAAGAGAGAAGAAAACGCATTAGCTTTTCTGTACCTTTACGAGAATCAAAGAATACAAGGGTCTTTATACTATTTTCAGCTAAGTTCTCAACGATCTTCTTTAGGAGTTGCATCTCATTAAATCTCCTTGGTTCAAACATTATTAGATACCGCTTTGGAAATGGATTAGTGGCTTTACTTATCTTTTCAAATTTTTTTCCAAAAAACTCCTCAGCAAATTCTTTAGGATTTCTAAGAGTTGCAGAGAGGGCTATTATCTGAGGCTTCTTCCCATATCTTTCAAGAGTCTTGAAAAGTCGTCTAAAAAGGTAGGCTGCATTAGTGCCAAAAACTCCTCGATATATGTGGAGCTCATCAACAACAATATATCGGAGATTTTTTAAAAGCCATTCGTAGTCTTTTTTGTTCCTTAAAATATTATAATGCAACATATCTGGAGTTGTGAAAACAACTCGGGGTTTTTCTCGAATTAATCTTCTTCTCTCACTCCATCCCACATCTCCAGTGAGAATCTTTGCATTAACAATCTTGTCTGTAATCTGAAAGAAGAGGAAGTTTTCAATGCTAAACTTCTCATACTGATTATTTATCAATGCTCGTGTAGGATAAACGAGAAGATAGGTATCCTGAGGCTTAGATAAATAATTATCAAAGATTGCCAACCTAAAGATCTCACTTTTTCCTGATGCAGTGGGTGTAGTAACCACAATATTTTTCCCAGAATAAAGGGCTTTTAATGCCTCAACCTGGTGCATATATAACTCAAATCCCATAGATTCGACGAGTTTATTTACTTCTTTGTTTTTAAACTCAAAAGAATCTCTTCTACCCCTTTTGGGTGGAAATTCCCTCACAGTCACTATTTCACTTGCTATATCCTCAAAAATCTTGAGCATGATATACTCTAATCTTTAAAGTTAAATTGCTTTTCGATTCTTCAACAACTTTTTAAAGACCTCTAGAAAAGGGTAATGCGGTGAGGGTTATGAGGATTGCAGTCATCGATTATGACAGATGTAATCCAGACAAATGCGGTCACTTCCTTTGTGAGAGAGTGTGTCCTGTCAATAGGATGGGTGGGGAAGCTATAATCATTGATGAAGACAAGTATAAACCGATAATCCAAGAGGCTAGCTGTACTGGATGCGGAATATGTGTCCACAAGTGCCCATTCAACGCAATAACAATAGTAAATCTTCCAGAAGAGCTGAAGGAAGGATGTGTACACAGATATGGAGTTAATGGTTTTGCCCTTTATAGACTTCCTGTACTTAAAGAGGGCATGGTAGTTGGTATCTTAGGTCCAAACGGTACTGGTAAAACTACGGCTGTTAAGATCCTCTCAGGTGAAATCATTCCAAACTTGTGCGGCTCAAATGATAGCTGGGATAATGTTATACGAATGTTCAGAGGAAACGAACTTCAGAATTATTTCGAGAAACTCAAAGATGGAACAATAAAGAAGGTTGTAAAGCCCCAATATGTAGATCTAATTCCAAAGGTCGTTAAAGGCAAAGTCAAAGACCTTCTTAAGAAAGCCGACGAAAGAGGAATCTTAGAGGAGCTTGTTGAGGAACTTGAGCTTTCTAACATTCTTGATAGGGAAATTCAGCATCTTAGCGGCGGTGAACTGCAAAGAGTGGCAATAGCAGCAGCAATGGCAAGGGATGCTAGCTTCTATTTCTTTGATGAACCCTCATCTTATCTTGACATAAGACAGCGACTTAAAGTTGCTAGAGCTATTAGGAGATTAGCAAAAGAAGGCAAATCTGTTATGGTTGTAGAGCACGATTTAGCTGTTCTTGATTACCTAAGTGATATCATCCATGTGGTTTATGGTAAACCGGGGGCCTATGGTATTTTTTCAATGCCAAAAGGAACTAGAGTTGGAATAAACGTCTTTTTAGAGGGATATTTACCAGAAGAAAATGTGAGATTTAGACCATATCAGATAAGGTTCACAAAATTAAGTGAGAGACACACCCAAACAGGAGAAGTCTTGGTAGACTATCCATCTCTAGTTAAAGATTATGGGAGCTTTAAACTTGAAGCAGAAGGGGGAGAGCTTTATAAAGGAGAAGTAGTGAGCATAGTGGGTCCAAACGGTATAGGTAAAACAACCTTTGTAAAAATGCTTGCTGGAGTCGAAGAACCCACAGAAGGAAAAGTCGAGTGGGAGCTTAGGGTTAGCTACAAACCCCAATACATAAAAGCAGATTATGAAGGTACGGTGTATGAACTCCTAAGCAAAATTGATCCGGCCAAACTTATGAGCAACTTCTACAAAACTGAACTCCTAAACCCACTTGGTATTCCTGAACTCTACGAAAGAAAGATAAATGACCTCAGTGGTGGTGAACTGCAAAGAGTGGCAATAGCAGCCTGCCTTTTAAGAGATGCTGACTTGTACCTTTTAGATGAGCCTTCAGCATATCTTGATGTCGAGCAGCGCTTAGCTGTTTCAAGAGCTATAAGACACCTAATGGAAAAGAACGAAAAGACAGCACTTGTTGTGGAACACGACGTCCTTATGATAGATTACATAAGTGACCGTATAATGGTCTTTGATGGAGAGCCAGGCAAACATGGAAAAGCCTTACCACCAATGGGGATGAGAGAAGGTATGAACAAGTTTTTAGCCAATGTAGGGATCACTTTCAGAAGAGATCCCGATACAGGAAGACCAAGAGCCAATAAGGAAGGAAGTGTTAAGGATAGAGAACAAAAAGAAATTGGAGAATATTATTATATAAGTGAATAAGGGCCAATGGGTATATCTCTTCTTTCTTTTAATTTCCAATAATGAATAAAGATTTAAATAAAAGAATTCATAAAATTTAAAATAGGGGGTATTATGGTTCATGCAGGCGACATTTACATTACTTCCATCACACTTATCAAAATCTTAGCTGGACTCTCCTTCTTTTTTGCTTATTTGGAAAGCAAAAGATTATCTGCTCTTTTTATCTCAATATTTTGGTTCTTAGTAATTCCTACTGCTACTTTTGGGCGTGTAGATATAAGAATCGAAAATATTATGATAGCTCTTGGCTACGCATTTGTTATCTTAGGTATTTTTCAGCTGATTAAAGAAGAACACCAATTTCCTCTCCCCAAATCCATATTTATTTTGTTCCCCCTTATGACCGCACTTGTTGGCACTGTAGAGAGTATTATACGAACTACTCCTCAAAATGGTTATGTTGTAGCAGGGATTTTTGAACTTATTGTTGGCCTCATGACTATTGAAATATTAGGTCCGTACTATGGCAAAAATGCAAAAGGATTGGGGATATCATTGGCCCTTTCGGGTATTATGACTCCATCATATGCCATAGTCACCCCCGAATTCGCTAATAAGCTAGTAATATTAATTATAGCTTGGTCTCTTGCAATTTCACAGTTTTATTTCTATTACAGAATTATATACAGCGAACGGTTCTTCAAATGGCCCCAAAGTATTGAAGCTATTGAAGCCCTTAGAATCGAAGGCCTCCGACTTATTTCTCCAAATGAATTTATAGCTATCAAGGAAGAGATAGGAATTTATCCCGCCTTAGCTTTTCTTAGAAACTTCAAACCAGCTCCTGGCTGGATATGTTACCGCTTAAGTACTATAGAAGCTCCCAATACTATTTATCCGACTGATCTATACAAGATAACTGAAACTGCAGTTAGATATTTTTCAGAGGCCCGTCAAAAGAACACAAAAGGGATAACAATAATTGAAGGATTAGAATTCCTAAGATTGTATAACAATTTTGAAAGCGTGGCAAAAATGCTAAGTGCTGTGAGAGATCATGTAATCATCAATAATGGCACTCTTGTACTAGTTGCAGAAGAAAACGCTTGGGAGAAAAAAGAATGGGCCATGCTAAAAAGAATTTTAGGTGAGGAGGTTAGTGTGCCTAACTCTTGGCAACCTTATTAATAAGCCTCAGTATGTAAGTGTTTTCCTCAACAGTTGTTGCACCCTTGTTTCTAGGTATTCCCAATTCAACTTGGGCCCCAATTCCATGAGCTTTCAAAAAGTCTTGAGTTTTTGTTTTTAGTGTTGTATAGTCCTCTCGGTTTATAAGCCCATAAACTGTGGGACCCCAAGAGCTCTGTCCATATCCATAGGTGTTTTCTTTCAGAAACTCCATGATAAACTTGATGTCTTCCCTAAATTCTCCTCCTTGGTATTTCTCAAAATGCTTGCCAACCAAGATCTGTACCTGGGTTAGATGTTTCCCAAATTCTTTAATATCTCTTTCCTTAAGTGCTGGCAACAAACCCAACACAACCCTATGGGAAATCTTCTCAGCAATTTCTGAGGCCCCTCCAACCCTTTCCATTATTGGCCTCTCTTCTTCCTCATCAAGTCCTCTCCTAACGTTGGGAGTTATTAATAGAAACCCCCATTCTTCAGGGAACTCTTCTCTTATTATAAGAGGAGGAATTCCCTTCCCAACCCCTCCATCCACTAAAAAACCTCCATATTTAAACGCATAAATACCAGCACCGGAATTCTTACCTCTCCCTAACAAAGAGGCAAGTCTTTCAACGCTAATTTTAAGCCCATTCAGAGTAGCTATTCCCAAACCAACAGCTAAAGTTAATTGGGTAGTAGAACCCAGCCCAATATGTCGGGGAATTGCATTCTCTACTTCAACAAGATAATTAAATCCTGTCAAAAATTCTTGATTCATCCTGTCAATCGTGAACCTTATTGTCCTCATGTCTTCTTCATTTGCCCTTATCTCCAGTTTATCATGAGGAACTATTCTTATCCTATATCCTCCCTCAAGAGCAACTCCCAATGAACCGAATCTTCTTCCTAACGACGCTGAAGGGTCTATCAATCCTAGATGAAGCCTTTTTGGAGTTTCGATTAACATTTCCTATCACCACCTTGGATAAAAATAATGCTCTATCAAAGTGATCGTTACCAAACTTTAAACTTTCTGTTTTTACATACTATCGGGCTTAACTGAACCAATAAAACACCACAAAAAACTATTATCATCCCTATAACCTTGTGTATAGTCAGGGTTTCTCCTAAAAAAGCATATGCTAGCAGGGTTATTTGTATTAGCATTGTATTCTGAAGTATTGATTGTTCATAAGCCTTGAGGTATTTTAAAGCATGATTCCAAAGCACAAATGCAAATGCAGTGTTTACAATACTCAGAATCAGTATTATGCCCCATGTTTTCAGTGAAGGCATTGTGATGTATCCACTTGAAGCTGTAACCCCAAGGAGCATTAATGCACCCACTCCCATAGAGATCGCAGTTAAGGAGATTACACTTTCGTGATTTTCCCTGAGATAATGCCGCATGAGAATCATATACACAGCCCATCCAATTCCAGAGACAAGAGTTATGAGGATACCAATTCTTTCATTGAAAACTAGGACACTTTCGGTGAAAAATATTTTAACTCCAAGAATCACAAGAGTTATTCCAACTATTTGAATGACAGAGGGGGTTTCTTTGAGAAATAGAACACTCAATATAGCAACAAAGATAGGAGTTAAGTTAAGAATGAACGTCACTGTAATTGCAGGCAGATAATACAACCCAACAAATTGTAATCCTTGGGCAATAAAATAGCCTGTAAACCCTAAAGTAAAAAACCATAAGAATCGCTTTGACGTGATGGGGAGCATGGAAATATTAGGCGAGCAAAGTACAAAAAGCAGTAGAATAGACGACCCTAATAAGTACCTATAAGCGGCAAAAGCTAGTGGATTAATATCCTTTAAACCAATTTTAATGAGAACATACGAGGTAGACCACAAAAAAGTCACCAATAGGGCTTCAGCTAGCGAGTAGATCCTTTTCATAGTACTTACTTTGCATGGAAAAATTTAAGATTTTTGTTAGCCTATTTTTGCTGACTTTAGGGAACTATTTCAAGCAAAAAAGTTTTTTGATAACAAATTTATAAGAATTCGGTGGTAGCATGAAGTTTGCAGGTATAAACTTAGCAACCCCCAAGATTATGGGTGTGATTAACGTCTCCCCTGAGAGCTTCTTTAAAGGAAGTGTAAAACAAAAAGAGGAGGATTTGATTGAAACAGCACTTAAAATGGTCGAAGAAGGAGCATCCTTTATTGACATCGGGGCAAAATCCACGGCTCCGTACCTCGAAACCCAGATATCAGTAGAAGAAGAAACTA contains these protein-coding regions:
- a CDS encoding DEAD/DEAH box helicase; translated protein: MLKIFEDIASEIVTVREFPPKRGRRDSFEFKNKEVNKLVESMGFELYMHQVEALKALYSGKNIVVTTPTASGKSEIFRLAIFDNYLSKPQDTYLLVYPTRALINNQYEKFSIENFLFFQITDKIVNAKILTGDVGWSERRRLIREKPRVVFTTPDMLHYNILRNKKDYEWLLKNLRYIVVDELHIYRGVFGTNAAYLFRRLFKTLERYGKKPQIIALSATLRNPKEFAEEFFGKKFEKISKATNPFPKRYLIMFEPRRFNEMQLLKKIVENLAENSIKTLVFFDSRKGTEKLMRFLLSSSAVYKTTTYKGTLPKNVRWKIERDFKEGKLLVLLTTNALELGIDIGDLDAVLNYGIPPDGLFSLIQRFGRAGRKEEREAINAIILRKNGLDYYYKENVEELVERLEKGIIEYMPINLRNKFVAKKHLHYMLSELKIIDWDELNDFEKDLAEDLIKENVAKLYDNPLTAKKELRILRPALTYSSIRTASDESYFLVLDEPWIRYKLMEKSSIGDLLRFINWLKLKGYVIEEVDKPEYYRSLLPGMAYFSRGELYMARDKLSIGKFHFIFASSLNKFWEVDTFPSKREEVEILNISDKKAYKGIEIYIGRLRVRHYYWGFAVKGKDVSLYLQELLKLKEEGILKADMYSPLVGSEVKGENWDILNWEKFVKVEFDEPFIWEFETDGIWLIFPDGIREVANEEFRHFFKLTAEKGYENIAFSLYEKFDRRTIFSEFLGATTHYLRKNIKESLKDLKIRDEELEFAIKKMIDSKDGIGSALHAIEHNMIKIAPIFTYVDSRELGGYSYESFPNPPFIGKPIIFVYDGNEGGFGLADILYENAENLMEKSLEHLDKCECRDGCPLCVYSPKCGTFNEFLDKWQAIRVWKMLLTSTEDNTG
- a CDS encoding ribosome biogenesis/translation initiation ATPase RLI, yielding MRIAVIDYDRCNPDKCGHFLCERVCPVNRMGGEAIIIDEDKYKPIIQEASCTGCGICVHKCPFNAITIVNLPEELKEGCVHRYGVNGFALYRLPVLKEGMVVGILGPNGTGKTTAVKILSGEIIPNLCGSNDSWDNVIRMFRGNELQNYFEKLKDGTIKKVVKPQYVDLIPKVVKGKVKDLLKKADERGILEELVEELELSNILDREIQHLSGGELQRVAIAAAMARDASFYFFDEPSSYLDIRQRLKVARAIRRLAKEGKSVMVVEHDLAVLDYLSDIIHVVYGKPGAYGIFSMPKGTRVGINVFLEGYLPEENVRFRPYQIRFTKLSERHTQTGEVLVDYPSLVKDYGSFKLEAEGGELYKGEVVSIVGPNGIGKTTFVKMLAGVEEPTEGKVEWELRVSYKPQYIKADYEGTVYELLSKIDPAKLMSNFYKTELLNPLGIPELYERKINDLSGGELQRVAIAACLLRDADLYLLDEPSAYLDVEQRLAVSRAIRHLMEKNEKTALVVEHDVLMIDYISDRIMVFDGEPGKHGKALPPMGMREGMNKFLANVGITFRRDPDTGRPRANKEGSVKDREQKEIGEYYYISE
- a CDS encoding DUF835 domain-containing protein, which gives rise to MVHAGDIYITSITLIKILAGLSFFFAYLESKRLSALFISIFWFLVIPTATFGRVDIRIENIMIALGYAFVILGIFQLIKEEHQFPLPKSIFILFPLMTALVGTVESIIRTTPQNGYVVAGIFELIVGLMTIEILGPYYGKNAKGLGISLALSGIMTPSYAIVTPEFANKLVILIIAWSLAISQFYFYYRIIYSERFFKWPQSIEAIEALRIEGLRLISPNEFIAIKEEIGIYPALAFLRNFKPAPGWICYRLSTIEAPNTIYPTDLYKITETAVRYFSEARQKNTKGITIIEGLEFLRLYNNFESVAKMLSAVRDHVIINNGTLVLVAEENAWEKKEWAMLKRILGEEVSVPNSWQPY
- a CDS encoding beta-ribofuranosylaminobenzene 5'-phosphate synthase family protein — translated: MLIETPKRLHLGLIDPSASLGRRFGSLGVALEGGYRIRIVPHDKLEIRANEEDMRTIRFTIDRMNQEFLTGFNYLVEVENAIPRHIGLGSTTQLTLAVGLGIATLNGLKISVERLASLLGRGKNSGAGIYAFKYGGFLVDGGVGKGIPPLIIREEFPEEWGFLLITPNVRRGLDEEEERPIMERVGGASEIAEKISHRVVLGLLPALKERDIKEFGKHLTQVQILVGKHFEKYQGGEFREDIKFIMEFLKENTYGYGQSSWGPTVYGLINREDYTTLKTKTQDFLKAHGIGAQVELGIPRNKGATTVEENTYILRLINKVAKS
- a CDS encoding DMT family transporter, producing the protein MKRIYSLAEALLVTFLWSTSYVLIKIGLKDINPLAFAAYRYLLGSSILLLFVLCSPNISMLPITSKRFLWFFTLGFTGYFIAQGLQFVGLYYLPAITVTFILNLTPIFVAILSVLFLKETPSVIQIVGITLVILGVKIFFTESVLVFNERIGILITLVSGIGWAVYMILMRHYLRENHESVISLTAISMGVGALMLLGVTASSGYITMPSLKTWGIILILSIVNTAFAFVLWNHALKYLKAYEQSILQNTMLIQITLLAYAFLGETLTIHKVIGMIIVFCGVLLVQLSPIVCKNRKFKVW